The DNA segment TCCCGCGTCCGCCGGGCATCGCGACGTACATTGCGCTTGGGTCCGCGTCGACCTCCCCCACGAGATCGGACATGTGCCATGAACTGCTACGACTGCGCGACGAGCGACGCATCCGCCGCCGCGGTGGCGATCTGCCGGAACTGCGGTGCGGCGCTCTGCGACCGGCACGCCTGGGCCGCCCCGCAGACCGTGGTGCGCGTCCAGGGCGTGGGGCAGAGCACCATGCCGGAGCCGGCACGCCGCATCGTGTGCACGGTCTGCCGCGGGGCGACGCAGCCGGTCTGATGCCCGGCGCCGGGGGAGTGCCGGTGGACCGGGTCCAGCGGGCGGGAATCCGGCCGGGAACGGGGGTACCGGCCCGCCCGCGGTGGCATGATGCGGTCGATGACGACCTTCGTGCTGATACCGGGTGCGGCCTGCGACGCGTGGCACTGGCATCTCCTGGAGAGGGAGCTGCGCGCCCGGGGCCGCGATGTGGTGAGCGTGGATCTGCCCTGCGGTGACGACGCGGCAGGTCTGGACGAGTACGCGGACACGGTGGCCGAGGCGGTCGCGGGCCGTGGGCGGCTGGTGCTCGTGGCGCACTCGTTCGC comes from the Streptomyces angustmyceticus genome and includes:
- a CDS encoding DUF2180 family protein; amino-acid sequence: MNCYDCATSDASAAAVAICRNCGAALCDRHAWAAPQTVVRVQGVGQSTMPEPARRIVCTVCRGATQPV